The genomic DNA TGCTGGATGCGAAGCTGCCGATCCTGCGCGCCAATCCGAACATGCGCATTCGCATCGAGGGCAATTGTGACGATCGCGGATCGGAAGAGTACAATCTCGCGCTCGGCCAGCGGCGCGCGGCGGCGGCGAAGCGCTATCTGACGGATTTCGGCATCGACGCCGGCCGCATCGACATCATCTCGTACGGTCACGAGCGCCCCGTGTGCTCGCAGGACTCCGAGGACTGTTATTCGCAGAATCGCCGCGATGATTTCGTGATCATCGCCGGCGGCGACAACATCGTCTCGATGCGTTAGGCAGCAGGACCGGCCGCGCGTCCTTCCGGCGCGCGGTCCGCGGCGCCCGTGTGACGCCGCGCCGGCCGGCGTCCTCCGGGCGCCGGGCGAGATCATGTTGCGCGCGGGGTTGGTCGTGTAGCTTTCGCTGCTGACCGATCCACGAGACGCCTCATGTGCCCCGATCCTTCCGCGATCTCACTCGCGCCGACAGCGATACAGCGCGAGCAAATCGTGCAGCGGTTGTGCACGCACTTCGCGAGCAACCATCTCACGATGGACGAGCTCGAG from Gemmatimonadaceae bacterium includes the following:
- the pal gene encoding peptidoglycan-associated lipoprotein Pal codes for the protein MSRKSLAPAALLAVSTMLSACHHAPQQVAQAPAPAPAPAPAPAPATPPADHSADSAQAAQARMAQARSAIEARIHFEFDKSDIRTDDKAVLDAKLPILRANPNMRIRIEGNCDDRGSEEYNLALGQRRAAAAKRYLTDFGIDAGRIDIISYGHERPVCSQDSEDCYSQNRRDDFVIIAGGDNIVSMR